A region from the Geobacillus vulcani PSS1 genome encodes:
- a CDS encoding 3-hydroxyacyl-CoA dehydrogenase family protein, producing MAETIAVIGAGVMGSGIAQTAAMAGKTVHLYDVSETALQNGLASVEKSLRRFVKAGQLSEQEAEAALGRIRPTTDLAEAARDADVVIEAVPENLALKKEVFRKLDERTKPDAILATNTSELSVTALAAATHRPEKVIGMHWFNPAPVMKLIEIVKGEATSDDTVDAIRRLSAELGKETVVVKDRQGFVTTRAIAAHMIECIRMYEEGVASAEDIDKAVRLGLNYPMGPLELADMVGLDTLLFVSENMTEAYGDRFRAPQLLRKLVEAGHLGRKTGKGFYTYTK from the coding sequence GTGGCCGAAACGATTGCGGTCATCGGCGCTGGAGTGATGGGAAGCGGTATCGCGCAAACGGCGGCGATGGCGGGAAAAACGGTGCATTTATATGACGTGTCCGAAACGGCTTTGCAAAACGGGCTCGCCTCGGTCGAAAAAAGCTTGCGCCGCTTTGTGAAAGCGGGGCAGTTGTCTGAACAAGAAGCGGAGGCGGCGCTCGGCCGCATCCGCCCGACGACCGATTTGGCGGAAGCGGCGCGTGACGCGGACGTTGTTATCGAAGCCGTGCCGGAAAACTTGGCGTTGAAAAAAGAGGTGTTTCGAAAGCTTGACGAACGGACAAAGCCAGACGCCATTTTGGCGACCAACACATCGGAGCTGAGCGTGACAGCGCTTGCCGCCGCGACCCACCGGCCGGAGAAAGTCATCGGCATGCATTGGTTCAATCCGGCGCCGGTGATGAAGTTGATCGAAATTGTGAAAGGGGAGGCGACCTCCGACGACACCGTCGACGCCATTCGCCGCCTGTCCGCCGAGCTTGGCAAAGAAACGGTCGTCGTCAAAGACCGGCAAGGGTTTGTGACAACGCGGGCGATCGCCGCCCATATGATTGAATGCATCCGCATGTACGAAGAAGGAGTCGCCTCGGCCGAGGATATTGATAAAGCGGTGCGGCTTGGCCTCAATTATCCGATGGGTCCGCTCGAGCTCGCTGACATGGTCGGGCTTGATACGCTCCTGTTTGTGAGTGAAAACATGACGGAAGCGTACGGCGACCGGTTCCGGGCGCCGCAGCTTTTGCGCAAGCTCGTTGAAGCCGGGCATTTAGGGCGGAAAACAGGGAAAGGGTTCTATACGTATACAAAATGA
- a CDS encoding long-chain fatty acid--CoA ligase, with product MMKTPLNISMMLERAEMFFPKKQVISRMKGGVVRHTYKEIGERTRRLASMLKQLGVGVGDRVGTFAWNHHRHLEAYFAIPGIGAVLHTINIRLSPQHIAYIINHADDRVLLIDDDLLPAIEAVKDEIPNVRAFIIMTDADELPETALAPVYHYEKLLAEGDPAFPFLKDLDEYQPAGMCYTSATTGRPKGVVYTHRSTVLHAMALGLADTQGLCERDVAMPVVPMFHVNAWGLPFAATWFGSTIVMPGPAFTPKVLAELIEAERVTITAGVPTIWLGLLQELEKGRYDVSSLTRVICGGSAAPKGVIRAFEEKYGIPFIHAYGMTETSPLVLVSRPKSYQDGLSYEEKLDIRAKQGLLAPGLEMKVIGQNGPVRWDGKEMGELCLRGPWIAAEYYNDERTKETFRDGWLHTGDVVTVDEEGFVKIVDRTKDVIKSGGEWISSVDLENALMTHEAVFEAAVVAVPHPKWQERPIACVVLKEGKSVTKEELYDFLRPQFAKWWLPDDIVFLDEIPKTSVGKFLKRKLRDEMAARYADAAAE from the coding sequence ATGATGAAAACACCGTTAAACATTTCGATGATGCTCGAGCGGGCGGAGATGTTTTTTCCCAAAAAACAAGTCATCTCCCGCATGAAAGGCGGTGTCGTCCGCCATACATACAAAGAGATTGGGGAGCGGACGCGCCGGCTGGCCAGCATGTTGAAGCAGCTCGGGGTGGGAGTCGGCGACCGCGTCGGCACGTTCGCCTGGAATCATCACCGCCATTTGGAAGCGTATTTTGCCATTCCCGGCATCGGGGCGGTGCTGCATACGATCAACATCCGTCTCTCACCGCAGCATATCGCTTACATCATCAACCATGCCGATGACCGCGTTCTGCTGATCGATGATGATTTGCTGCCGGCCATTGAAGCGGTGAAAGACGAGATCCCGAACGTGCGCGCTTTCATCATTATGACCGACGCCGACGAGCTGCCGGAAACGGCGCTGGCGCCGGTGTACCATTACGAGAAACTGCTTGCCGAGGGCGATCCGGCATTCCCGTTTTTGAAAGACCTCGATGAATACCAACCGGCCGGAATGTGCTATACATCGGCGACAACAGGCCGTCCAAAGGGGGTTGTATACACGCACCGGAGCACCGTCTTGCACGCGATGGCGCTAGGCCTAGCTGATACGCAAGGGCTGTGCGAGCGCGATGTCGCCATGCCGGTTGTGCCAATGTTTCACGTCAACGCGTGGGGGCTGCCGTTTGCCGCCACGTGGTTCGGTTCGACGATCGTCATGCCGGGGCCGGCGTTTACGCCGAAAGTGCTTGCCGAGCTGATTGAAGCCGAGCGGGTGACGATCACGGCCGGCGTGCCGACGATTTGGCTCGGGCTGCTGCAAGAATTGGAGAAAGGCCGCTATGATGTCAGCAGCCTGACGCGCGTCATTTGCGGCGGTTCGGCCGCGCCGAAAGGAGTCATCCGCGCCTTTGAAGAAAAATACGGCATTCCGTTTATTCACGCGTACGGCATGACGGAAACGAGCCCGCTTGTGCTCGTCTCGCGCCCGAAAAGCTATCAAGACGGGCTGTCGTACGAGGAGAAACTCGACATACGCGCCAAACAAGGGCTGCTTGCGCCAGGGCTTGAAATGAAAGTAATCGGCCAAAACGGGCCGGTTCGCTGGGACGGGAAGGAAATGGGCGAGCTTTGCTTGCGCGGGCCGTGGATCGCCGCCGAGTACTACAACGATGAGCGAACGAAGGAGACGTTCCGCGACGGCTGGCTCCATACCGGTGATGTCGTCACCGTGGACGAAGAAGGGTTTGTGAAAATCGTCGACCGGACGAAGGATGTCATTAAAAGCGGCGGCGAATGGATTTCATCGGTTGATTTGGAAAATGCGCTTATGACCCATGAGGCGGTGTTCGAAGCGGCGGTCGTCGCCGTGCCGCATCCGAAATGGCAGGAGCGTCCGATTGCCTGCGTCGTGCTGAAAGAAGGCAAAAGCGTGACAAAAGAAGAGCTGTACGACTTTTTGCGCCCGCAATTTGCGAAATGGTGGCTGCCGGACGACATTGTGTTTCTCGATGAAATTCCGAAAACAAGCGTCGGCAAGTTTTTGAAGCGGAAGCTGCGCGATGAGATGGCGGCGCGCTATGCCGATGCGGCGGCGGAGTAA
- a CDS encoding CaiB/BaiF CoA transferase family protein — protein sequence MLNGIVVLDFSQYLPGPFASWRLAQLGAEVIKIEPPSGDRLRPFAGGRLFAAYNAGKKSVALDLKTDEGREQARRLAARADVVIESFRPGVMARLGLGYDDVRRDNEGIIYCSISGFGQRSGRSLLGSHDLNYMALSGLLAQLADERGRPVHPKVTLADFIGGMAAAERVLAALLARERTGQGAYLDVSLVDGLAAMMAGHFAMEHGGGPKHGLAELAGEVVCYQLYETKDGRYMSVAALEPHFWRQFCEAIGHPEWIGAQWAPARPGEAVYDGLVALFREKTLSEWSAFAERVDACLAPVLETDEAKRLFADGQVRRLVAMQPDGVWTAAHGPDGRWDVEAPPEVNEHADLLKGRNNR from the coding sequence ATGTTGAACGGCATCGTTGTGCTTGATTTTTCCCAGTACTTGCCGGGTCCGTTTGCGAGCTGGCGCCTCGCCCAGCTCGGAGCCGAAGTCATCAAAATCGAGCCCCCCTCCGGCGACCGTCTGCGCCCGTTCGCCGGGGGGCGGCTGTTTGCCGCCTATAACGCCGGCAAAAAAAGCGTCGCCTTGGACTTAAAGACGGACGAGGGACGCGAGCAAGCGCGGCGGCTCGCCGCCCGCGCCGATGTGGTGATCGAGAGCTTCCGCCCCGGAGTGATGGCCAGGCTTGGGCTCGGGTATGACGATGTGCGCCGCGACAACGAAGGGATCATTTACTGCTCGATCAGCGGCTTCGGCCAGCGGAGCGGCCGCTCCTTGCTCGGCAGCCATGATTTGAACTATATGGCGCTCTCCGGTTTATTGGCGCAGCTCGCCGATGAACGCGGCCGTCCGGTTCATCCGAAAGTGACGCTGGCTGATTTTATCGGCGGCATGGCGGCGGCGGAGCGCGTTTTGGCGGCGCTGTTGGCCCGCGAGCGGACCGGCCAAGGCGCCTATTTGGACGTCTCGCTGGTTGACGGCTTGGCGGCGATGATGGCGGGCCATTTTGCCATGGAACACGGCGGCGGGCCGAAACATGGCCTTGCCGAACTTGCCGGGGAGGTGGTGTGCTACCAACTGTATGAGACGAAAGACGGCCGTTATATGAGCGTAGCGGCGCTTGAACCGCACTTTTGGCGCCAGTTTTGCGAAGCGATCGGCCATCCGGAATGGATCGGGGCGCAGTGGGCGCCGGCGCGGCCGGGAGAGGCGGTGTATGACGGACTTGTCGCTTTGTTTCGCGAAAAAACGCTTTCTGAATGGAGCGCCTTCGCGGAAAGGGTCGACGCTTGCCTTGCTCCGGTGCTTGAAACGGATGAAGCGAAGCGGCTGTTTGCCGACGGCCAAGTTCGCCGTCTTGTCGCGATGCAGCCGGATGGCGTGTGGACGGCTGCGCATGGGCCGGATGGCCGGTGGGACGTCGAAGCGCCGCCTGAAGTCAATGAACATGCTGATTTGTTGAAGGGGAGGAATAACCGATGA
- a CDS encoding acyl-CoA dehydrogenase family protein has translation MTARYLREEHQIFRDAFRKFLEKEAYPYYDEWERRGIIPRSFWAKMGENGFLCPWVDEKYGGLNADFAYSVVINEELEKVGSSLVGIGLHNDIVTPYIASYGTEEQKQKWLPKCVSGELITAIAMTEPGAGSDLANISTTAVKDGDAYIVNGQKTFITNGIHADLVIVACKTDPHAKPPHRGISLLVVERDTPGFTRGRKLEKVGLHAQDTAELFFQDAKVPASNLLGEEGKGFYYLMEKLQQERLVVAIAAQTAAEVMFSLTKQYVKQRTAFGKRVSEFQTVQFRLAEMATEIALGRTFVDRVIEEHMAGKRIVTEVSMAKWWITEMAKRVAAEAMQLHGGYGYMEEYEIARRYRDIPVSAIYAGTNEMMKTIIARELDL, from the coding sequence GTGACAGCTCGCTATTTGCGCGAGGAGCACCAGATTTTCCGCGATGCATTCCGCAAGTTTTTAGAGAAAGAAGCCTATCCGTACTACGACGAATGGGAGCGGCGCGGCATCATCCCGCGCTCGTTTTGGGCGAAAATGGGGGAAAACGGCTTTCTTTGCCCATGGGTCGATGAGAAGTACGGGGGATTGAACGCCGATTTTGCCTACTCGGTCGTCATCAATGAGGAGCTGGAAAAAGTCGGTTCCAGCCTTGTCGGCATCGGCCTGCATAACGATATTGTGACGCCGTACATCGCCTCGTACGGAACGGAGGAACAAAAGCAAAAATGGCTGCCGAAATGCGTCAGCGGCGAGCTCATTACCGCCATCGCCATGACCGAGCCGGGGGCCGGGTCGGATTTGGCCAACATTTCGACAACGGCGGTGAAAGACGGCGACGCCTACATCGTCAACGGGCAAAAAACGTTTATCACCAACGGGATTCATGCCGACTTGGTCATCGTCGCCTGCAAAACCGACCCGCACGCGAAACCGCCGCACCGCGGCATCAGCCTGCTCGTCGTGGAGCGGGATACGCCGGGGTTTACGCGCGGGCGGAAGCTTGAGAAAGTCGGGCTGCACGCCCAAGATACGGCCGAGCTGTTTTTCCAAGATGCGAAAGTGCCGGCGTCCAACTTGCTCGGTGAAGAAGGAAAAGGCTTCTATTATTTAATGGAAAAACTCCAGCAGGAGCGGCTCGTTGTCGCCATCGCCGCACAGACGGCGGCGGAAGTGATGTTTTCCTTGACGAAGCAATATGTCAAACAACGCACGGCGTTCGGCAAACGGGTGAGCGAGTTTCAAACCGTCCAGTTCCGCCTCGCCGAAATGGCGACCGAGATCGCCCTCGGACGTACGTTTGTCGACCGCGTCATTGAAGAGCATATGGCAGGAAAACGGATCGTCACCGAAGTGTCGATGGCGAAATGGTGGATTACCGAGATGGCCAAACGCGTCGCCGCCGAAGCCATGCAGCTGCACGGCGGCTATGGCTATATGGAAGAATACGAGATCGCCCGGCGCTATCGCGACATTCCGGTGAGCGCCATCTACGCCGGGACGAACGAGATGATGAAAACGATCATCGCTCGCGAGCTAGATTTGTAG
- a CDS encoding fatty acid--CoA ligase — translation MYVTIGEMFSQTVRKFPNREAVVEVTTGRRYTYAEWEREVNRWANAFQEAGVRKGDRVSTVLYNTLELATALFACAKIGAVFNPINFRLKAEEIAYILTDAEPKLVLLERAVEPQLAAIHHRFPHVSFWSIDGDPPPFAKSAHEEAARASAEAPRVPVEETDLYAIMYTSGTTGRPKGVMHRHRDMIEQSVLCHGVMRIRETDRGLAAAPLFHCAELHCCLLPRVHAGAASVILHHFDAKLVLETIERERITLLFGAPTMWNMILQEDVSGYDLSSLRLGLYGAAPMAPALVRQCQERLGIELIQAYGMTEMGPAVTFLLEDEQLKKPGSAGRACLNHEIRVVRAREDGPSDPDDVLPPYEVGEIVMRGPCMMAGYYKREEATEQALYKGWYHSGDLGYVDEDGYLYVADRVDDMVISGGENVYPREVEDVLYEHPKVLDVAVLGEPDELWGEKVVAFIVKKEDSLTADELEQFCQTSDRLAPYKRPRAYYFIDTLPRNASGKIQKFLLREQLKKQAAGGTEKK, via the coding sequence TTGTACGTGACGATTGGGGAGATGTTTTCCCAGACCGTGCGAAAGTTTCCAAACCGGGAGGCGGTCGTCGAGGTGACCACTGGACGCCGCTATACGTACGCCGAATGGGAGAGGGAAGTGAACCGGTGGGCGAATGCGTTTCAGGAAGCCGGCGTGCGCAAGGGAGACCGCGTTTCTACGGTTCTGTACAACACGCTTGAACTCGCCACCGCCCTGTTTGCCTGCGCCAAAATCGGCGCCGTGTTCAATCCGATCAACTTTCGGCTGAAAGCGGAAGAAATCGCTTATATTTTGACGGATGCGGAGCCGAAACTCGTGCTGTTGGAACGGGCGGTTGAGCCGCAGCTCGCCGCGATTCACCACCGGTTTCCGCACGTGTCGTTTTGGTCGATCGACGGTGATCCGCCGCCGTTTGCCAAAAGCGCTCATGAAGAGGCGGCCCGGGCTTCGGCGGAAGCGCCGCGCGTGCCAGTGGAAGAGACCGATCTGTACGCCATTATGTATACAAGCGGCACGACCGGGCGTCCAAAAGGAGTGATGCATCGGCACCGCGACATGATCGAGCAAAGCGTCCTTTGCCATGGCGTCATGCGCATCCGCGAGACGGATCGTGGGCTGGCGGCGGCGCCGCTGTTCCATTGCGCCGAACTGCATTGCTGCTTGCTGCCGCGCGTGCATGCGGGAGCGGCGAGCGTCATTTTGCACCATTTTGATGCCAAGCTCGTTCTCGAGACGATCGAACGTGAGCGAATTACGCTCCTGTTTGGCGCCCCGACGATGTGGAACATGATCTTGCAGGAAGATGTAAGCGGTTACGACTTATCTTCGCTTCGCCTCGGCCTATACGGCGCCGCCCCGATGGCTCCGGCGCTGGTGAGGCAATGCCAAGAGCGGCTCGGCATTGAGCTGATTCAAGCGTACGGGATGACAGAAATGGGGCCGGCGGTGACGTTTTTGTTGGAAGATGAGCAGCTCAAGAAACCGGGTTCCGCCGGGCGCGCCTGCCTCAACCATGAAATCCGCGTCGTCCGCGCGCGGGAGGACGGGCCGTCCGACCCAGATGATGTGCTGCCGCCGTATGAAGTCGGCGAAATTGTGATGCGCGGACCGTGCATGATGGCCGGCTACTACAAGCGCGAGGAAGCGACGGAACAAGCGCTGTACAAAGGCTGGTATCATTCCGGCGATCTTGGCTACGTTGATGAAGACGGCTATTTGTATGTCGCCGATCGGGTCGATGACATGGTGATCAGCGGCGGAGAAAACGTCTATCCGCGCGAAGTCGAGGACGTGTTGTATGAGCATCCGAAAGTGCTTGATGTCGCTGTGCTCGGCGAGCCGGATGAGCTGTGGGGCGAAAAAGTCGTCGCCTTCATCGTCAAAAAAGAGGACAGCTTGACCGCCGATGAGCTCGAGCAGTTTTGCCAAACGAGCGACCGCCTCGCCCCGTACAAGCGGCCGCGCGCCTATTATTTCATCGACACCCTGCCGCGCAATGCGAGCGGGAAAATCCAAAAGTTTTTGCTGCGTGAACAGCTGAAAAAACAGGCGGCGGGCGGAACGGAGAAAAAGTGA
- the spoVK gene encoding stage V sporulation protein K: MSELTMNKAKGQINIVLNSKTVNHLVKEEPNDWLDGEEHQALRNIQKELDQLIGLDHVKKIIKEIYAWLYINRLRKENGLKANRQALHMIFKGNPGTGKTTVARLLGKLFYEMNVLSKGHFIEAERADLVGEYIGHTANKTRDLIKKARGGILFIDEAYSLARGGEKDFGKEAIDTLVKGMEDFCDDLVVILAGYPKEMDYFLSLNPGLPSRFPLTIEFPDYTVEELVQIAKQMLREREYEMTPEAERKLYIHLEGTLEATGRLKFSNGRYVRNLIEKAIRKQAVRLLYEGRYDKKELMTIRDRDLVIHA, translated from the coding sequence TTGTCAGAATTGACGATGAACAAAGCGAAAGGGCAAATCAACATCGTGTTGAACTCCAAAACGGTAAACCATTTAGTGAAAGAAGAGCCGAACGACTGGCTCGATGGCGAAGAGCATCAGGCGCTCCGCAATATTCAAAAGGAGCTTGATCAACTGATCGGCCTCGATCATGTCAAAAAAATCATCAAGGAAATTTACGCCTGGCTGTACATCAACCGGCTGCGCAAGGAGAACGGCTTAAAGGCCAACCGCCAGGCGCTCCATATGATTTTCAAAGGCAATCCCGGCACCGGCAAAACGACGGTGGCGCGCTTGCTCGGCAAATTGTTTTACGAGATGAACGTCCTGTCCAAAGGGCATTTCATTGAAGCGGAGCGGGCCGATTTGGTCGGAGAGTACATCGGGCATACGGCGAACAAAACGCGCGACTTGATTAAAAAAGCGCGCGGAGGGATTTTATTTATCGATGAAGCGTATTCGCTCGCCCGCGGCGGGGAGAAGGACTTCGGCAAAGAAGCGATTGACACGCTGGTGAAAGGAATGGAAGACTTTTGCGACGACTTGGTGGTGATTTTGGCCGGCTATCCGAAAGAAATGGACTATTTTTTGTCGTTAAATCCCGGCTTGCCGTCGCGCTTTCCTCTCACGATCGAGTTTCCCGATTACACGGTCGAGGAGCTCGTGCAAATCGCCAAACAAATGTTGCGCGAGCGCGAGTATGAAATGACGCCGGAAGCGGAGCGGAAACTATACATTCATCTCGAAGGGACGCTGGAAGCGACCGGCCGCCTCAAGTTCAGCAACGGCCGCTATGTGCGCAACTTAATCGAAAAGGCGATCCGCAAGCAGGCGGTCCGCCTTCTTTATGAAGGGCGATATGACAAAAAAGAGCTGATGACGATCCGTGACCGCGATCTTGTCATTCATGCGTAA
- the hfq gene encoding RNA chaperone Hfq gives MKNTINIQDQFLNQLRKEGIQVTVFLLNGFQLRGYIKGFDNFTVLLEVQGKQQLIYKHAISTFAPERNIHFETEQ, from the coding sequence ATGAAAAACACGATCAATATTCAAGACCAGTTTTTAAACCAGCTGCGCAAAGAGGGCATTCAAGTGACCGTCTTCTTATTGAACGGCTTCCAGTTGCGCGGGTACATTAAAGGGTTTGACAACTTCACCGTACTTTTGGAAGTGCAAGGAAAACAACAGCTCATTTACAAGCACGCCATTTCGACGTTTGCGCCGGAGCGGAATATCCATTTTGAAACCGAACAGTAA
- the miaA gene encoding tRNA (adenosine(37)-N6)-dimethylallyltransferase MiaA, translating to MAEKVAVIVGPTAVGKTKLGIALAKKLGGEVISGDSMQIYKGMDIGTAKVKPDEMEGIPHHLLDIKEPCEPFSVVEFQRLCRALITEISARGRLPIIVGGTGLYIQAAIYDYQFSDAPSDEAYRRTLKRLAAEHGAEALYRQLEAVDPTSAARIHPHNIRRVIRALEVYHCTGKPFSEWQQTEKRLLYEAAIVGLTAEREVLYRRINERVDEMIAAGLIEEAKSLYDRGLRDCQAVQAIGYKELYDYFDGRVSLAEAVEQLKQNSRRYAKRQLTWFRNQMPVKWFDMTDAEQFAAKVEEISHYVAGKLQLEANI from the coding sequence ATGGCTGAAAAAGTCGCCGTCATCGTCGGGCCGACGGCGGTCGGCAAAACGAAGCTCGGCATCGCGTTGGCGAAAAAGCTGGGCGGAGAGGTCATCAGCGGCGATTCGATGCAAATTTATAAAGGGATGGACATTGGCACGGCGAAAGTGAAGCCCGATGAGATGGAGGGAATCCCGCATCATTTGCTGGACATCAAAGAACCGTGCGAACCGTTTTCCGTCGTCGAATTTCAGCGGCTTTGCCGTGCGCTCATCACCGAGATTTCGGCGCGCGGCCGGCTGCCGATCATCGTCGGCGGCACCGGGCTGTACATTCAAGCTGCGATTTACGATTACCAATTTTCCGACGCCCCTTCCGACGAAGCGTACCGGCGGACGCTCAAGCGGCTGGCGGCTGAGCACGGAGCCGAGGCGCTTTACCGTCAGCTTGAGGCCGTTGATCCAACCAGTGCGGCTCGCATTCATCCGCACAACATTCGCCGCGTCATCCGCGCCTTAGAGGTGTATCATTGCACCGGCAAGCCGTTCAGCGAGTGGCAACAAACAGAAAAGCGGCTTTTGTATGAGGCGGCCATCGTTGGCTTGACGGCGGAGCGAGAGGTGCTTTACCGCCGCATCAATGAGCGGGTCGATGAGATGATCGCCGCGGGATTGATCGAAGAGGCGAAATCGCTTTATGACCGCGGCCTGCGCGACTGCCAGGCGGTGCAAGCCATCGGCTATAAGGAGCTGTACGACTATTTTGACGGCCGCGTTTCCCTTGCTGAAGCGGTCGAGCAGCTGAAACAAAATTCGCGCCGCTATGCGAAACGGCAGCTCACTTGGTTTCGCAATCAAATGCCGGTGAAATGGTTTGACATGACCGACGCCGAGCAGTTCGCCGCCAAGGTCGAGGAAATTTCTCACTATGTAGCAGGAAAGCTTCAACTTGAAGCGAATATATAA
- a CDS encoding methyl-accepting chemotaxis protein — protein sequence MNMKMTVRKKLLAGFGLVYMLIAWLVGFSYYEISILDRTYTDVIDKRVTKLVNAKELEVLIRREVGSMRGYLLTDDETSRKNFEKAHGEYKKISEKLATELTREETKQLLAELDLLEQQFYELGQKTFDLKAQNKPEQYIALVTTTGRDLTTQFDEKVNQFVALQQREMKEANDDASASAAGVQRLIIIVGLLTVAAGAAASYYISRSLSRPLLALSEAAKRIAAGDLTETKTGIRNRDEIGELAASFEQMVKHLRGVLQEVTQSAEQVAASSEELAASAEQTSKATEQIAMTIQGVASSMDKQMQSVEETSAAVDSMSERIEQISGRAQSVSAIAAEASKQAAEGGQTIEAGVAQMNKVNDTVEQLADLIKGLGHRSEQIGSIIEAIRSIAAQTNLLALNAAIEAARAGEHGRGFAVVADEVRKLAEQSAQSAQQIAELIAAIQEETAHAVQSMESVVNEVTVGTNVIRASGETFARIRTAVDEVAAQIRHVSTAVSDMASSSEQIVRSVRLVADVAESTSAGAQEVSAATEEQLASMEEISASAASLSKMADDLQAIVNKFSL from the coding sequence ATGAACATGAAAATGACTGTGCGCAAAAAACTGCTGGCCGGCTTCGGCCTCGTCTACATGTTGATCGCATGGCTAGTCGGGTTTTCTTATTACGAGATTTCGATTCTTGACCGTACATACACCGATGTGATCGACAAACGAGTGACGAAGCTTGTCAATGCCAAAGAGCTTGAAGTATTGATCCGCCGCGAAGTCGGCAGTATGCGCGGCTATTTGTTGACAGACGATGAGACGTCAAGGAAAAACTTTGAAAAAGCGCATGGGGAGTACAAGAAAATAAGCGAAAAGCTTGCGACGGAGCTGACGCGGGAAGAAACGAAACAACTGCTTGCCGAGCTCGATTTGCTTGAACAGCAGTTTTACGAACTAGGGCAAAAAACGTTCGACTTAAAAGCGCAAAACAAACCAGAGCAGTACATCGCCCTTGTGACCACAACGGGGCGCGACTTAACGACCCAATTTGATGAAAAGGTGAATCAATTCGTCGCTCTCCAGCAGCGAGAAATGAAGGAAGCCAATGATGATGCGAGTGCATCGGCGGCCGGGGTTCAGCGGCTGATCATCATCGTCGGCTTGTTGACGGTGGCGGCTGGGGCAGCTGCCAGCTACTACATCAGCCGTTCGCTTTCCCGCCCGCTATTGGCGCTATCAGAAGCGGCGAAACGGATCGCCGCCGGCGATTTGACAGAGACAAAAACCGGCATCCGCAACCGCGACGAAATTGGCGAACTTGCCGCTTCGTTTGAACAGATGGTAAAACATTTGCGTGGGGTGCTTCAGGAAGTGACGCAAAGCGCTGAGCAAGTGGCCGCTTCGTCGGAAGAGCTGGCAGCGAGCGCCGAACAGACGAGCAAAGCGACCGAGCAAATCGCCATGACAATTCAAGGCGTCGCTTCCAGCATGGACAAGCAAATGCAAAGCGTGGAAGAAACGTCCGCCGCCGTCGATTCCATGTCTGAGAGAATCGAGCAAATTTCCGGACGGGCGCAAAGCGTGTCCGCCATCGCTGCTGAGGCGTCAAAACAAGCGGCTGAGGGCGGACAAACGATCGAGGCGGGCGTCGCGCAAATGAACAAAGTGAATGATACGGTCGAGCAGTTGGCTGACCTCATTAAAGGGCTCGGACACCGTTCCGAGCAAATCGGTTCGATCATCGAAGCGATCCGCAGCATCGCGGCGCAGACGAATTTGCTCGCCTTAAACGCCGCCATTGAGGCGGCGCGCGCCGGCGAGCATGGGCGCGGCTTTGCCGTCGTTGCTGACGAAGTGCGGAAGCTCGCTGAGCAATCGGCGCAATCGGCCCAGCAAATCGCGGAATTGATCGCTGCCATTCAAGAAGAAACAGCCCATGCGGTCCAATCGATGGAGTCGGTCGTCAACGAAGTGACGGTCGGGACGAACGTCATTCGCGCCTCAGGCGAAACGTTCGCCCGCATTCGCACCGCCGTGGACGAAGTTGCGGCGCAAATCCGTCATGTATCCACCGCGGTCAGCGACATGGCCTCTTCTTCGGAGCAGATTGTGCGCTCCGTCCGGCTTGTCGCCGATGTGGCCGAGTCAACATCGGCTGGTGCGCAGGAGGTGTCGGCGGCGACCGAGGAACAGCTGGCCTCGATGGAGGAAATTTCAGCCTCGGCCGCGTCGCTCTCGAAAATGGCGGACGATTTGCAGGCGATTGTCAACAAGTTTTCATTATGA